A single window of Mycobacterium sp. ITM-2016-00318 DNA harbors:
- a CDS encoding BTAD domain-containing putative transcriptional regulator, whose translation MAAEFKLLGEVEACVDGHPLDIGHARQRCVLASLLVDVNKPVSVDQLIDRVWSAEPPHRARNALAGYLSRLRTLLADASALQITRGPAGYTLTAEALSVDLHLFRYLAAEARSTADPHEATGLFGRALDLWRGEPFAALDTPWISDYRTSLEAERLSVVLDRNDVALRAGQHTELLDEMTTAHHGHPLDERLAGQLMVAQYRCGRQADALETYRRMRERLIDELGVDPSPPLREIHQQILESDSFAAPSRPPSSPSSAVGGRTTAQTNVPRRTKRFIGRDREVASLRKALNDGPLITLTGVGGVGKTRLALEVADCTRESFADGAWFCELAPLADGAAVGHSIASALRLQQGPHEADEAVVDYLRARELLLVVDNCEHVLFEAAQLVDRIVRDCPRVSVLATSREPLGTEGERITPISPLPAEDAAELFAERARAARPDFDADNEPVGAVAEICRRLDGVPLAIELAAARMRAMSSLDVARRLDRLRLLSGGARGAHPRQQSVAATIDWSYHLLDEREKALFDRLSVFAGGFDLEAVHGVCADAGQTEDDILDLLTGLVDKSMVFIRSGGMATRYGVLETLRAYGRERLQDKALTDDIAARHARYYIELVERSERGMHSADERAWVERMAPNAGTRYASPDFENLRTAFEHVMSDGDIDLALRLVTSLIDLMNRVGYHAARWAFRVVDSADHDHPLFVSAVGVAARAAWVLGDFPHARSLADMAAGRVAGERPCYLAHPDDVLADIALYDGDAETALAHYEAELPGARSAGDPIRLVMIVDRITMCHRAFGAPEAGVPYAEEAIVVADAAGVPTARSLARCALGRALARADPPRALALLEQANEIGASVDNNWCTGMAGMEAAAIRAVHGDPIAAAPTLIPVLDHWEHGGPGLIAQQWDTLRHVARLLVRLGAENEAATLQRFFVDAGREPPLSGDDAARVEDASATVPAEADVVEFARAALRPYC comes from the coding sequence ATGGCCGCGGAATTCAAGTTGCTCGGCGAAGTCGAGGCTTGCGTGGACGGCCACCCGCTCGACATCGGCCACGCGCGGCAACGGTGTGTCCTCGCGTCGTTGTTGGTCGATGTCAACAAGCCGGTGTCGGTCGACCAGTTGATCGACAGGGTGTGGTCCGCCGAGCCGCCGCACCGTGCCCGCAATGCCCTCGCGGGCTACCTGTCTCGACTTCGCACGCTTCTGGCCGATGCTTCAGCCCTGCAGATCACCCGCGGGCCTGCCGGCTACACCCTGACGGCCGAGGCGCTTTCGGTGGACCTGCACCTGTTCCGTTACCTGGCCGCAGAGGCGCGGTCGACCGCGGATCCACACGAAGCCACTGGCCTGTTCGGCCGCGCGCTCGATCTGTGGCGTGGCGAGCCGTTTGCGGCCCTCGACACTCCATGGATCAGCGACTACCGCACTTCGCTTGAGGCGGAACGGCTCTCGGTGGTGCTGGACCGCAATGACGTCGCGCTGCGTGCCGGGCAGCACACCGAACTGCTCGACGAGATGACCACCGCACACCACGGCCATCCGCTCGACGAGCGACTGGCCGGACAGTTGATGGTCGCGCAATACCGCTGCGGGCGTCAGGCCGACGCACTGGAAACCTACCGCAGGATGCGTGAGCGCCTCATCGACGAGCTTGGCGTCGACCCCAGCCCGCCGCTGCGCGAGATCCACCAGCAGATACTCGAAAGCGATTCCTTTGCAGCGCCCTCAAGGCCGCCATCGTCGCCGTCGTCGGCTGTAGGCGGTAGGACAACCGCCCAGACGAACGTGCCGCGTCGCACGAAGCGGTTCATCGGCCGCGACCGCGAAGTGGCGTCGCTGCGCAAGGCTTTGAATGACGGTCCGCTCATCACCTTGACCGGCGTCGGCGGAGTCGGTAAGACGCGGCTCGCGCTCGAGGTGGCCGACTGCACAAGGGAGAGCTTCGCTGACGGCGCATGGTTCTGTGAACTCGCGCCATTGGCCGACGGCGCCGCCGTCGGCCACTCCATCGCATCGGCACTGAGACTTCAGCAGGGCCCCCACGAAGCCGACGAGGCGGTCGTCGACTATCTGCGGGCCCGCGAGCTGCTCCTTGTCGTCGACAACTGTGAACACGTGCTGTTCGAGGCCGCACAGCTGGTCGACCGCATCGTGCGCGACTGCCCGCGGGTGTCGGTGCTGGCCACAAGCAGAGAGCCGCTCGGCACGGAGGGAGAAAGGATCACCCCCATATCTCCGCTGCCGGCCGAGGATGCCGCAGAACTGTTCGCCGAACGGGCCCGGGCGGCGCGCCCGGACTTCGACGCCGACAACGAACCGGTCGGTGCCGTGGCGGAGATTTGTCGACGGCTCGACGGCGTTCCGCTCGCCATCGAACTGGCCGCAGCGCGGATGCGCGCGATGAGCAGCCTCGATGTCGCGCGCCGACTTGACCGCCTGCGCCTTCTCAGCGGCGGCGCCCGCGGTGCGCATCCGCGCCAACAGAGCGTTGCGGCGACCATCGACTGGTCGTACCACCTGCTCGACGAGCGGGAGAAGGCGTTGTTCGACCGGCTGTCCGTCTTCGCAGGCGGGTTCGACCTCGAAGCGGTGCACGGCGTGTGTGCCGACGCGGGGCAGACCGAGGACGACATCCTCGACCTGTTGACCGGGTTGGTCGACAAGTCAATGGTTTTCATTCGCAGTGGCGGCATGGCGACTCGCTACGGAGTGCTCGAGACGCTGCGGGCGTATGGACGGGAACGGTTGCAGGACAAGGCCCTTACCGACGACATCGCAGCCCGGCACGCGCGCTACTACATCGAGCTCGTTGAGCGCTCCGAACGGGGTATGCACAGCGCCGACGAGCGGGCCTGGGTCGAGCGGATGGCGCCCAATGCGGGCACGCGTTACGCGTCGCCCGACTTCGAGAATCTCCGAACGGCGTTCGAGCATGTGATGTCGGACGGCGACATCGACCTTGCGCTTCGGCTTGTCACCTCTTTGATCGACTTGATGAACCGCGTGGGCTACCACGCGGCCCGCTGGGCGTTCCGAGTGGTGGATTCGGCCGACCACGACCATCCGCTGTTTGTATCGGCGGTTGGTGTCGCGGCGCGCGCGGCCTGGGTACTCGGCGACTTCCCGCACGCGCGGTCACTTGCCGACATGGCGGCTGGCCGGGTTGCCGGCGAACGTCCCTGCTACCTCGCTCATCCCGACGACGTACTCGCCGATATCGCCCTGTACGACGGTGATGCGGAGACCGCGCTGGCGCATTACGAGGCCGAGCTGCCAGGTGCCCGCAGTGCGGGCGATCCGATCCGGTTGGTGATGATCGTCGACCGGATCACCATGTGCCATCGGGCGTTCGGCGCCCCCGAAGCGGGCGTGCCCTATGCGGAGGAGGCGATCGTCGTCGCGGACGCCGCGGGTGTTCCGACGGCACGGTCACTGGCGCGCTGCGCCCTCGGCCGGGCACTGGCCCGCGCCGATCCGCCGCGGGCGCTCGCGCTGCTCGAACAAGCGAACGAGATCGGCGCGTCTGTCGACAACAACTGGTGTACCGGGATGGCAGGCATGGAGGCTGCGGCCATCCGCGCCGTACACGGTGATCCGATCGCGGCCGCGCCGACACTGATACCGGTGCTCGATCACTGGGAGCACGGGGGGCCCGGGCTCATCGCTCAGCAGTGGGACACGCTGCGGCATGTGGCACGACTGCTGGTGCGCTTGGGGGCCGAGAACGAAGCCGCAACGCTGCAACGCTTCTTCGTCGACGCGGGCCGTGAACCGCCCTTGTCCGGTGACGATGCCGCGCGGGTCGAGGACGCAAGCGCCACTGTGCCTGCCGAGGCCGATGTCGTCGAGTTCGCGAGGGCCGCTCTTCGCCCCTACTGCTGA
- a CDS encoding 3-oxoacyl-ACP reductase, which translates to MDLTQRMKGKVAVITGGASGIGLATAKRMHAEGATIVIGDIDPAAGKTVADDLNGTFVQVDVSDQVAVDTLFDTAAETHGSVDIAFNNAGISPPEDDLIEVTGIDAWDRVQDINLKSVFFCCKAALRHMVPQQKGSIVNTASFVAVNGSATSQISYTASKGGVLAMSRELGIQYARQGIRVNALCPGPVNTPLLQELFAKDPERAARRLVHVPVGRFAEPEELAAAVAFLASDDASFITGSTFLVDGGITGHYVTPL; encoded by the coding sequence ATGGATCTCACCCAGCGGATGAAGGGCAAGGTCGCCGTCATCACGGGCGGGGCCAGCGGCATCGGACTCGCCACCGCCAAACGCATGCACGCCGAGGGAGCGACGATCGTCATCGGGGACATCGACCCCGCCGCAGGCAAGACGGTCGCCGACGACCTGAACGGCACTTTCGTCCAAGTCGACGTTTCCGATCAGGTCGCGGTGGACACGCTCTTCGACACGGCCGCCGAGACCCACGGTTCGGTGGACATCGCGTTCAACAATGCGGGAATCAGCCCGCCGGAGGACGACCTCATCGAGGTGACCGGAATCGACGCGTGGGACCGCGTGCAAGACATCAATCTCAAGTCGGTGTTCTTCTGCTGCAAGGCCGCGTTGCGTCACATGGTTCCGCAACAGAAGGGGTCGATCGTCAACACCGCGTCGTTCGTCGCGGTGAACGGTTCGGCGACATCGCAGATCTCCTATACCGCGTCCAAGGGCGGCGTGCTGGCGATGTCGCGGGAACTGGGCATCCAGTACGCGCGACAAGGCATCCGGGTCAATGCTCTGTGCCCTGGCCCGGTGAACACGCCGCTGCTGCAAGAACTCTTCGCCAAGGACCCCGAGCGCGCTGCACGCAGGCTTGTCCACGTGCCGGTCGGGAGGTTCGCCGAACCGGAGGAGCTGGCGGCGGCCGTCGCGTTTCTCGCCAGCGATGACGCGTCGTTCATCACCGGGTCGACGTTCCTGGTCGACGGCGGCATAACCGGCCACTACGTCACTCCGCTGTAG
- a CDS encoding FadR/GntR family transcriptional regulator translates to MTAGQDVPLAGEALLRPVRPGNAFEDTVGRLLQTIRLGVLQPGESLPPERELAARLGVSRDTVREAIKSLADAGYLVPRRGRYGGTFLAEPLPTHMGDQPRVTRAEIDDALRLREVLEVGAARMAASQTLTAAEREVLWARMTDVRGAPAADYRRLDSRFHLAIAEAAGSPSLVTLVAENRMRLNGLLDQIPLLARNIAHSDEQHEAIVMAVLAGDGDGAAAAMLAHVAGSAALLHGFLD, encoded by the coding sequence ATGACGGCAGGCCAGGACGTCCCGCTTGCGGGCGAAGCGCTGCTTCGCCCGGTACGACCTGGGAATGCCTTCGAGGACACCGTCGGACGGCTTCTCCAGACGATCCGGCTCGGCGTGCTTCAACCGGGTGAATCGTTGCCGCCCGAGCGGGAGTTGGCGGCCCGCCTCGGCGTCAGCCGCGACACTGTGCGAGAAGCGATCAAGTCGTTGGCGGACGCCGGTTACCTGGTCCCGCGGCGCGGTCGGTACGGCGGCACCTTCCTGGCGGAACCGCTGCCCACGCATATGGGCGACCAACCGCGGGTGACGCGCGCCGAAATCGACGACGCGCTACGGCTACGGGAGGTGCTCGAAGTCGGTGCCGCGCGGATGGCGGCGAGCCAGACGTTGACCGCAGCGGAACGAGAAGTGCTGTGGGCCCGGATGACCGATGTGCGTGGGGCGCCCGCCGCCGACTACCGGCGGCTGGACTCGAGGTTTCATCTGGCCATCGCCGAAGCCGCCGGGTCACCGTCGCTGGTCACGCTGGTGGCCGAGAACCGGATGCGGCTCAACGGTCTACTCGACCAGATCCCGTTGCTGGCACGCAATATCGCGCACTCCGACGAACAGCACGAGGCGATCGTCATGGCCGTCCTCGCCGGGGACGGCGATGGTGCCGCCGCCGCGATGCTGGCTCATGTCGCGGGCTCGGCGGCGCTGCTGCACGGCTTCCTGGACTAG
- a CDS encoding helix-turn-helix transcriptional regulator, whose amino-acid sequence MSAVEKPVKEQLVERASSALADVDTAGWTLRFDLLSDPNRLEILLCLHRAPGICVGDLAAALGRSENAVSQALRVLRQQGWVSSTRTGREVSYRLEDEIVHELLHRIGAQHG is encoded by the coding sequence TTGTCAGCAGTGGAGAAGCCCGTGAAAGAGCAGCTGGTCGAGCGTGCGTCGTCGGCGCTGGCCGACGTCGACACCGCCGGCTGGACCCTGCGTTTCGACCTGTTGTCCGATCCCAACCGGCTGGAGATCCTGCTGTGCCTGCACCGGGCGCCGGGGATCTGCGTCGGTGATCTCGCCGCGGCACTCGGGCGGTCGGAAAATGCGGTGTCTCAAGCGCTTCGGGTGCTTCGGCAGCAGGGCTGGGTGAGTTCGACGCGGACCGGCCGAGAGGTCAGCTACCGGCTCGAGGACGAGATCGTCCACGAGTTGCTGCACCGAATCGGCGCCCAGCACGGCTGA
- a CDS encoding BTAD domain-containing putative transcriptional regulator has product MAVKFGLLGDVEARTGGQLLDIGPARQRCVLVALLIDVNRLVPSDQLIERVWSDELPHRARNALAGYLSRLRHVLGDHGVQITRQPGGYVLTTDPSSIDLHTFRQLARRARAAAEAVEADALFDAAMSMWRGVPFASLDTPWMNDVRTALEAERFAVALDGNDAALRVGRHGELLPGLVTLSSEHPLDERLAGQLMLAQFRCGRQADALETFRAMRERLVEELGTDPGPGLRQVHQQILDGDPGHLVPTPAPRAAVTARPRPTVPRRITSFVGRERDISTVLDALARSPLVTLTGVGGVGKTRLGLEVASRLQAEFDHGAAFCELAPLEDGSAVGHVVAAALRLQQQQGLGIEDTVIDYLRTHRMLLLLDNCEHVLPAAARLADEIARHCPDVVVLATSREALGIEGERIVPVAALPVEDATALFAERAKAGRPDFDLDREPVGAVAEICRRLDGLPLAIELAAARMRAMSSLDVARRLDGLRLLRGGTRDAPRRQQSLAATIDWSYRLLTEREQALFVRLSVFAGGFDLDAAHGVCGADADTEDDILDLLTALLDKSMVKMRAGTTGARYFLLETLRAYGRDRLRNSGLLEDNVSRHARYYTGLAERAAAGMHGVDEGAWVERMTPDYDNLRVAFEHAVAAADIDNALRLVTSLSEFVHLRIGYESSGWAQRLVELTDPDHRLYAAAVGFAARGAWNKGEFEQARSLASLARGRDPGRGNGRVAYPGDVLADLALYEGDPGAALSHYHAEMVRARAENDPIRLVWTLFYVAICHAALRVPDDGIAAAEEAVAVSDTTANPTARSMARYALGLVSKKSAPERALALFDEAAELAASVQNFWWHGIASMEAAATRAVHDEPASAAHALIEVIDHWDRVGDWSQQWLNLRYVTRFLFRVGAEEDATRLHHALVAAGKESPLRADQLVGLDARQGAGMSGAQAVALALATLERHT; this is encoded by the coding sequence GTGGCGGTGAAGTTCGGGTTACTCGGCGACGTGGAGGCGCGTACGGGCGGGCAGTTGCTCGACATCGGTCCCGCGCGTCAGCGCTGCGTCCTGGTGGCACTGCTGATCGACGTGAACCGCCTTGTACCGTCCGACCAACTGATCGAGCGGGTGTGGTCCGACGAATTGCCGCACCGTGCGCGAAACGCCCTGGCCGGCTATCTGTCCCGGCTCCGGCATGTGCTCGGCGACCATGGTGTGCAGATCACGCGCCAGCCCGGCGGCTATGTGCTGACGACGGATCCGTCGTCGATTGATCTGCACACGTTTCGGCAGCTGGCGCGCCGGGCGCGCGCTGCGGCCGAAGCCGTCGAGGCCGACGCGTTGTTCGACGCGGCGATGTCGATGTGGCGCGGCGTCCCTTTCGCGTCGCTCGACACGCCCTGGATGAACGACGTTCGGACTGCACTGGAGGCCGAGCGGTTCGCGGTCGCGCTGGACGGCAACGACGCCGCCTTGCGGGTCGGCAGGCACGGTGAGCTGCTCCCCGGCCTTGTCACATTGTCGTCGGAGCATCCGCTCGACGAACGGCTGGCCGGACAGCTGATGCTCGCCCAGTTCCGTTGTGGCAGACAAGCCGACGCGTTGGAGACCTTCCGCGCGATGCGTGAACGGCTCGTGGAGGAGTTGGGCACGGACCCCGGGCCAGGACTGCGGCAGGTGCACCAGCAAATCCTCGACGGCGACCCAGGGCATCTGGTGCCAACGCCCGCGCCACGTGCTGCGGTGACCGCCCGCCCGCGCCCAACAGTGCCAAGGCGAATCACGAGCTTCGTCGGGCGCGAACGTGACATATCCACCGTCCTCGACGCCCTTGCCCGCAGCCCGTTGGTGACCTTGACCGGCGTCGGCGGGGTCGGTAAGACGCGGTTGGGCCTCGAGGTCGCCAGCCGGCTGCAGGCGGAATTCGACCACGGTGCGGCGTTCTGCGAGCTGGCGCCTCTGGAGGACGGTTCGGCGGTCGGCCACGTGGTCGCCGCGGCGCTGAGACTGCAACAACAGCAGGGGCTCGGAATCGAGGACACCGTCATCGACTACCTGCGCACGCACAGGATGTTGCTGCTACTGGACAACTGCGAACACGTCCTGCCCGCCGCCGCGCGTCTCGCGGACGAGATCGCGCGGCACTGCCCGGATGTCGTCGTGCTGGCTACGAGCCGCGAGGCGCTCGGCATCGAGGGTGAGCGAATCGTGCCGGTGGCCGCGCTGCCTGTCGAGGACGCAACCGCGCTGTTCGCCGAGCGCGCCAAGGCCGGCAGACCCGATTTCGACCTCGACCGGGAACCCGTAGGGGCAGTCGCCGAGATCTGCAGGCGTCTCGACGGCCTTCCGTTGGCGATCGAACTGGCCGCCGCGCGCATGCGCGCGATGAGCAGCCTCGACGTGGCACGCCGGCTGGACGGGCTGCGGCTGCTGCGCGGCGGAACACGCGATGCGCCACGACGGCAGCAGAGCCTCGCCGCGACGATCGACTGGTCCTACCGTCTGCTGACTGAGCGGGAACAGGCATTGTTCGTCCGGCTCTCGGTGTTCGCGGGCGGTTTCGACCTCGACGCCGCCCACGGCGTATGCGGTGCGGACGCCGACACCGAAGACGACATCCTCGACCTGCTCACCGCGCTGCTCGACAAATCCATGGTGAAGATGCGCGCCGGCACGACCGGAGCCCGCTACTTCCTTCTCGAAACGCTGCGCGCGTACGGCCGTGATCGATTGCGGAACAGCGGTCTTCTCGAGGACAACGTTTCGCGCCATGCGCGGTACTACACCGGTTTGGCTGAGCGCGCCGCGGCCGGCATGCACGGCGTCGACGAAGGGGCGTGGGTCGAGCGGATGACGCCCGACTACGACAACCTGCGGGTGGCGTTCGAGCACGCCGTCGCTGCGGCGGACATCGACAACGCCCTGCGTTTGGTCACGTCGCTGTCCGAATTCGTCCACCTCCGAATCGGATACGAGTCTTCGGGCTGGGCGCAGCGGCTGGTCGAGTTGACCGACCCCGACCACCGGCTCTACGCCGCCGCCGTCGGATTCGCCGCACGGGGAGCGTGGAACAAGGGGGAGTTCGAGCAGGCCCGGTCGTTGGCGAGCCTGGCCCGCGGGCGCGACCCGGGCCGCGGCAACGGCCGCGTCGCCTACCCCGGCGATGTGCTCGCGGATCTTGCACTGTATGAAGGGGATCCGGGCGCCGCGCTCAGCCATTACCATGCGGAGATGGTGCGTGCCCGCGCCGAGAACGATCCGATTCGCCTGGTGTGGACGCTGTTCTACGTGGCGATCTGCCATGCCGCGCTGCGTGTCCCCGACGACGGCATCGCCGCCGCGGAGGAGGCGGTCGCGGTATCCGATACGACTGCCAACCCGACGGCGCGATCGATGGCACGTTATGCGCTCGGCCTGGTGTCCAAGAAGTCGGCGCCCGAACGTGCCCTGGCGTTGTTCGACGAGGCCGCTGAGCTGGCGGCATCGGTGCAGAATTTCTGGTGGCATGGCATCGCGTCGATGGAGGCCGCGGCGACCCGCGCCGTCCACGACGAACCCGCGAGCGCGGCGCATGCCCTGATCGAGGTGATCGATCACTGGGACCGGGTCGGAGACTGGAGCCAGCAGTGGTTGAATCTCCGCTACGTCACCCGATTTCTGTTCAGGGTCGGCGCCGAGGAGGATGCGACGCGCCTGCATCACGCGCTCGTCGCCGCGGGCAAGGAATCGCCGCTGCGCGCAGACCAGCTCGTCGGCCTCGACGCGCGCCAGGGGGCAGGCATGTCCGGCGCCCAAGCCGTGGCGCTGGCGCTTGCGACACTTGAGCGGCACACCTGA
- a CDS encoding aldehyde dehydrogenase has product MTSSTLVNPATEQELRQVEQTTAEAVDDAVARAKVAQRQWARRAPADKAAALRAFAAVVDAHVDELAALEVANSGHPIGNAEWEAGHVRDVLQFYAASPERLSGKQIPVAGGFDVTFNEPIGVVGVITPWNFPMTIASWGVVPALAAGNAVLVKPAEWTPLTTIRLGELALEAGIPADLFQVLPGKGSVVGDRFVTNPDIGKIVFTGSTEVGVGVMAGAAKHIKRVTLELGGKSANIVFDDCDLERAAATAPHGVFDNAGQDCCARSRILVQRNVYDRFMELLEPAVKGVVVGDPSSKETEMGPLVSKTHWNSVASYVPEDAPVAFRGEAPSGPGYWFPPTVLTPQRTDRTVTEEIFGPVVTVLPFEDEADAIELANDTPYGLSGSIWTDNLSRAVRVSRAVETGNVSVNSHSSVRYNTPFGGFKQSGLGRELGPDAPLHFTETKNVFFAIEES; this is encoded by the coding sequence GTGACCTCCTCTACCCTGGTCAACCCCGCAACTGAGCAGGAGTTGCGGCAGGTCGAGCAGACCACCGCTGAGGCGGTCGACGACGCGGTGGCGCGAGCCAAAGTCGCACAGCGGCAGTGGGCCAGGCGAGCACCGGCGGACAAGGCGGCCGCTTTGCGCGCTTTTGCCGCCGTCGTCGATGCGCACGTCGACGAGTTGGCCGCTTTGGAGGTGGCCAACTCCGGCCATCCGATCGGCAACGCCGAGTGGGAGGCGGGCCACGTCCGCGACGTTCTGCAGTTTTACGCTGCGAGCCCAGAGCGGTTGTCCGGCAAGCAGATTCCTGTCGCGGGCGGGTTCGACGTCACCTTCAACGAGCCGATCGGCGTCGTCGGCGTCATCACGCCGTGGAACTTCCCGATGACGATCGCATCATGGGGCGTCGTGCCCGCACTCGCCGCGGGCAACGCGGTGCTGGTGAAGCCGGCCGAGTGGACACCGCTGACAACCATCCGGCTCGGCGAACTCGCCCTCGAGGCCGGCATTCCCGCCGATCTGTTTCAGGTGCTGCCCGGCAAGGGCTCGGTGGTGGGGGACCGGTTCGTCACCAACCCGGACATCGGCAAGATAGTTTTCACCGGGTCCACCGAAGTCGGTGTCGGCGTGATGGCCGGAGCCGCGAAGCACATCAAGCGGGTGACGCTGGAGCTCGGCGGCAAGAGCGCCAACATCGTCTTCGACGACTGCGATCTCGAGCGTGCGGCAGCCACCGCGCCGCACGGCGTGTTCGACAACGCGGGCCAGGACTGCTGCGCGCGCAGCCGCATCCTTGTGCAGCGCAATGTCTATGACCGGTTCATGGAGCTGCTCGAGCCTGCGGTCAAGGGCGTCGTCGTCGGTGATCCCTCGTCGAAGGAAACCGAGATGGGACCGTTGGTCTCCAAGACGCACTGGAACAGCGTCGCCTCCTACGTACCTGAAGACGCACCGGTCGCGTTCCGCGGCGAGGCACCATCGGGGCCCGGGTACTGGTTCCCGCCGACGGTGCTGACCCCGCAGCGCACGGACCGGACCGTGACCGAGGAAATCTTCGGGCCGGTCGTCACGGTGTTGCCGTTCGAGGACGAAGCCGACGCGATCGAGTTGGCCAACGACACGCCCTACGGGCTGTCCGGGTCGATCTGGACCGATAACCTCTCTCGGGCCGTCCGGGTCTCTCGGGCCGTGGAAACGGGCAACGTGAGTGTCAATTCGCATTCGTCGGTCCGCTACAACACACCGTTCGGCGGCTTCAAGCAATCCGGTCTGGGGCGCGAGCTCGGCCCCGACGCGCCGTTGCACTTCACCGAAACCAAGAACGTCTTCTTTGCGATCGAGGAGAGCTAG
- a CDS encoding class I SAM-dependent methyltransferase encodes MTTVEADDRELKAKHRALWASGDYPAVAAELIPAFGPELVRACGVKSGDRVLDIAAGSGNAAIPAAETGAIVTASDLTPELFAAGRRIAAARGVELEWAEADAEALPFADDSYDVVMSSVGVMFAPHHQAAADELIRVCRPGGTIGLINWTPQGFIGNLFKTMKPYAPPPPPGASPAPLWGDEDHVRELLGDRVTDLELRRQKVLIDHSATPEEFREYWKRNYGPTIAAYRFNAEDAERVAALDRDFLAFLTEWNSSTEPGATAYEAEYLLVTARKLER; translated from the coding sequence ATGACCACCGTCGAAGCCGACGACCGTGAACTCAAGGCCAAACACCGTGCCCTGTGGGCATCCGGCGACTATCCGGCCGTCGCCGCCGAGCTCATCCCCGCCTTCGGTCCCGAACTGGTGCGCGCTTGCGGCGTCAAGTCCGGCGACCGCGTCCTCGACATCGCCGCCGGTTCGGGCAACGCGGCCATTCCCGCCGCCGAGACCGGCGCCATCGTCACCGCAAGTGACCTCACGCCGGAGCTGTTCGCCGCCGGCAGGCGCATCGCTGCCGCGCGCGGTGTCGAGCTCGAGTGGGCGGAAGCCGACGCGGAGGCTCTGCCGTTCGCAGACGACAGCTACGACGTCGTGATGTCATCCGTCGGTGTGATGTTCGCACCGCATCACCAGGCGGCCGCGGACGAGTTGATCAGGGTGTGCCGTCCGGGTGGAACGATCGGATTGATCAACTGGACGCCGCAGGGCTTCATCGGCAACCTGTTCAAGACGATGAAGCCGTACGCACCGCCGCCACCGCCTGGCGCCAGCCCCGCACCACTGTGGGGCGACGAGGACCACGTCCGCGAACTGCTCGGGGATCGGGTGACCGATCTCGAGCTGCGTCGCCAGAAGGTCCTCATCGACCACAGTGCGACGCCCGAGGAATTCCGCGAGTACTGGAAGCGCAACTACGGGCCGACGATCGCGGCGTACAGGTTCAACGCCGAGGATGCCGAGCGGGTTGCGGCTCTGGACCGCGACTTCCTGGCGTTCCTCACTGAATGGAACTCCTCGACGGAGCCCGGCGCGACGGCGTATGAGGCCGAGTATCTGCTCGTCACCGCACGGAAGCTCGAGCGGTAG
- a CDS encoding HoxN/HupN/NixA family nickel/cobalt transporter: MSITAMGAVVLALHVFGWGVLVLGVAPQHITLGSAGVFGVGLGVTAYLLGVRHAFDADHIAVIDNTTRKLVGEGTRSVSAGFWFSLGHSSVVFGLAFLLAIGVRAIVGPVQDEGSPMLQTLALVGSLVAGTFLILIGLSNLFAAVGIAKVFRRMRSGELDEAELERQLQQRGLLARVFARVMRRVSKPGHLYPVGLLMGLGFDTATQVALLVLAAGTAAFTLPWYAILVLPVLFAAGMSLFDAVDGILMSRAYGWAFLQPVRKVYYNLTVTVLSVIVALVIGVIVLSGLLADRLGIESGPVEVIASANLEFVGFMIVGLFIAAWLIALGIWRYGHVEKRWAAAD, from the coding sequence ATGTCGATCACCGCAATGGGCGCCGTCGTGCTCGCACTCCACGTCTTCGGGTGGGGTGTGCTGGTACTCGGCGTGGCTCCACAGCACATCACGCTCGGTTCCGCCGGAGTCTTCGGCGTAGGTCTGGGCGTCACGGCTTACCTATTGGGCGTGCGACACGCATTCGACGCCGACCACATCGCCGTCATCGACAACACCACCCGCAAGCTGGTCGGGGAAGGCACCCGGTCGGTGTCGGCAGGCTTCTGGTTCTCGCTAGGACATTCCAGCGTGGTTTTCGGCCTGGCGTTCCTGTTGGCGATCGGCGTGCGCGCGATCGTCGGGCCGGTGCAGGACGAGGGATCGCCGATGCTGCAGACCCTTGCCCTGGTGGGTTCCCTTGTCGCAGGCACCTTCCTCATTTTGATCGGGCTCTCGAATCTGTTCGCCGCAGTGGGCATCGCCAAGGTGTTCCGCCGCATGCGCAGCGGCGAGCTCGACGAGGCCGAACTGGAGCGTCAACTTCAGCAGCGAGGCCTGCTGGCCCGGGTATTCGCCAGGGTCATGCGCCGGGTGAGCAAGCCGGGGCATCTGTATCCGGTCGGGCTCTTGATGGGCCTCGGCTTCGATACGGCCACCCAGGTGGCGCTGCTCGTGCTGGCGGCGGGAACGGCCGCGTTCACGCTGCCCTGGTACGCGATCCTGGTGCTGCCTGTGCTGTTCGCCGCGGGGATGAGCCTGTTCGATGCGGTCGACGGCATCCTGATGTCGCGCGCCTACGGCTGGGCCTTCCTGCAGCCGGTGCGCAAGGTCTACTACAACCTCACGGTGACGGTGCTGTCGGTCATCGTCGCGTTGGTCATCGGCGTCATCGTCCTCAGCGGCCTGCTGGCCGACCGGCTCGGCATCGAGTCCGGGCCGGTGGAGGTGATCGCTTCGGCGAATCTCGAGTTCGTCGGCTTCATGATCGTCGGCCTCTTCATCGCGGCATGGCTCATCGCCCTCGGCATCTGGCGTTACGGTCACGTCGAGAAGCGGTGGGCGGCGGCCGACTGA